One window of the Carassius auratus strain Wakin unplaced genomic scaffold, ASM336829v1 scaf_tig00027103, whole genome shotgun sequence genome contains the following:
- the LOC113079062 gene encoding zona pellucida sperm-binding protein 3-like, translated as MGFLQGVLVLVVIVAFDLKSALGSLKHRQSPSSRKPQSAPASRVPDLSSQGFLNPFQKASQLPSLDSRKFAQDPLGLQEKQLLQGPVKPLSWKFPVVPEVQRELAVNFQLRKPVNPSSVAVQCSEDRVHVEVKKDMFSNGQLIQPSGLSMGGCAVVGEDSASGVLILEYALQDCNSVLMMTADELVYTFALTYTPVAFAGTPITRTEGAVVGIQCHYQRLHNVSSNALRPTWVPYASTEVAEDVLVFSMKLMMDDWANQRPSNVYYLGDIINIEASVKVYNHVPLRVFVDNCVATQVPEVTSVPRYSIIENHGCLVDAKATASSSHFLPRTQEDKIRFQLEAFMFQGGSSPSIYITCTVKATLASAPSDALHKSCSFSNGWLAADGNHQVCACCDSTCGPEGGRDAPIGGVHWEGKASLGPVMVQGRQKTLARLQ; from the exons ATGGGGTTCTTGCAAGGTGTGTTAGTGTTGGTTGTGATTGTGGCTTTTGATCTGAAGAGTGCATTGGGAAGTTTGAAACACCGTCAAAGTCCAAGCAGCAGAAAGCCGCAATCAGCTCCAGCTTCCAGAGTTCCTGATCTTTCTTCTCAAGGGTTCTTGAATCCTTTCCAAAAGGCTTCTCAGCTTCCGAGTCTTGACTCTAGAAAATTTGCACAAGACCCTCTTGGTCTTCAGGAGAAGCAGCTGTTGCAGGGTCCAGTCAAGCCTTTGTCCTGGAAGTTTCCCGTCGTTCCAGAGGTGCAACGTGAGTTGGCGGTGAACTTCCAGTTGAGGAAACCTGTGAATCCCAGTAGTGTGGCTGTTCAATGCAGTGAGGACCGGGTTCATGTGGAGGTAAAGAAGGATATGTTCAGCAATGGTCAACTGATCCAGCCATCTGGTTTGTCTATGGGAGGCTGTGCTGTTGTTGGTGAGGATTCTGCCTCTGGGGTGCTCATCCTCGAATATGCACTACAGGACTGCAATAGTGTGCTGATG ATGACTGCGGATGAGCTAGTCTACACCTTTGCTCTTACCTACACCCCTGTGGCATTTGCTGGCACGCCGATTACCCGTACTGAGGGTGCAGTTGTTGGCATTCAATGCCACTATCAAAG GCTCCATAATGTGAGCAGTAATGCTTTGAGGCCAACTTGGGTTCCTTATGCTTCAACGGAGGTTGCTGAAGATGTCTTGGTGTTCTCCATGAAGCTCATGATGG ATGACTGGGCCAATCAGAGGCCTTCAAATGTGTACTACTTGGGtgacattattaatattgaagCATCTGTGAAGGTGTACAACCACGTCCCCctgcgtgtgtttgtggacaACTGTGTGGCCACCCAAGTACCTGAAGTGACTTCTGTTCCGAGATATTCCATCATTGAGAATCATGG GTGCCTTGTGGATGCCAAGGCTACGGCTTCCAGCTCCCACTTCTTGCCTCGGACCCAGGAAGACAAGATCCGGTTCCAGCTGGAGGCTTTCATGTTCCAGGGAGGATCCAGTCCTTCT ATCTACATAACGTGTACCGTGAAGGCCACTCTTGCTTCTGCACCCAGTGACGCTCTCCACAAATCCTGTTCCTTTTCCAACGG GTGGCTTGCTGCTGATGGGAACCACCAGGTTTGTGCTTGCTGTGACTCAACTTGTGGTCCTGAAGGGGGACGTGATGCTCCTATTGGGG GTGTTCATTGGGAAGGCAAGGCCTCACTCGGTCCTGTAATGGTTCAAGGACGACAGAAGACTCTAGCAAGACTTCAATAA